Proteins from a single region of Paramormyrops kingsleyae isolate MSU_618 chromosome 9, PKINGS_0.4, whole genome shotgun sequence:
- the LOC111838467 gene encoding H-2 class II histocompatibility antigen, A-Q alpha chain-like, whose product MSNFFSLFMLLGGLCTRVHAHIDIKINACHTNNSDPESMLELDGDEMLYFDYKKSDVVYTMPEFAGQWTFSGWAAQEWNRICLINVGVWAKGENYPPDEIDPPQLTIYTRNKVELGRSNILICFVNNFHPPPVKVKWTKNNVEVKEGVTLSRYYPNSDFTFRQYSTLQFTPQKGDDYSCTVYHKGLTEPETRFWEPDIEDESDIGETAFCGIGLTLGLLGVGAGTFLLVKGNNCS is encoded by the exons ATGAGTAACTTTTTTTCACTCTTCATGCTTTTGGGAGGCCTCTGTACAAGGGTTCATG CTCATATAGATATAAAAATCAATGCCTGCCACACCAATAACAGTGATCCTGAGAGTATGCTGGAGCTGGATGGAGATGAGATGCTTTATTTTGATTATAAAAAGAGTGATGTGGTTTACACAATGCCGGAGTTTGCTGGCCAGTGGACCTTTTCAGGCTGGGCGGCACAGGAATGGAATCGGATTTGCCTGATCAATGTAGGCGTGTGGGCTAAAGGTGAAAACTACCCTCCAGATGAAATAG ATCCACCCCAGCTCACAATATATACCAGGAATAAAGTTGAACTCGGTAGAAGCAACATTCTGATCTGCTTTGTGAATAACTTCCACCCTCCACCTGTCAAAGTGAAATGGACTAAAAATAATGTGGAGGTGAAGGAGGGAGTGACCCTTAGTCGCTACTACCCCAACAGTGACTTCACCTTCAGACAGTACTCCACCCTCCAATTCACCCCCCAGAAAGGGGATGACTACTCCTGCACTGTGTATCACAAAGGGCTGACTGAGCCTGAGACCAGATTCTGGG AACCAGACATTGAGGATGAATCAGACATTGGAGAAACAGCATTTTGTGGAATCGGACTGACTCTTGGGCTTCTTGGAGTGGGAGCCGGAACCTTCCTCCTCGTCAAGGGAAATAACTGCAGCTAA